TATATATATGCTCAAGCTTCAACTGCTTTAAGGttgaatcaaattaatttccttttcattttgattttataaaaatataaaaatattttatgaatttagagATTAAACGTGCCTACAAATAGAACATATTTTTCCTCCACTACCTATCGATtgctaaaaagtaataaaattaaaattttaaaatattaagtattgggtaacctaaccttttataatttactaaaaaaagttcaaataatgaagagataatattaattaattatagtaaccATTGTCATTTTCAACTACTTTAAGCTTtggtaattttaactaaataaataatgaaataatcgTCAATTTTGGTTcagaaatatttgattttattaacaaatacgtATGGATTGTACCATACACAATAGGTTTAtcgaaaacaattatttttgtagaaataAATCTGTAGAAGAGAAATTAAccgtgaattaaataattattcagtcGTAGTTCATTGATTCAattgaaaacttatttttatactcatgGCAACTCAAATATAGACATGATAGCAGTCAAAACcacaaattctataaaatattctttattttataatagaaaagaTTAATAGATTCTGAGATTTACTTcgtcgtattatttatttatgcagtgacttgaataatttaatgattaaagttaaatataaatgaaatttaacataaagaGAAGGAGAGATTATAGGTAGTACCTATAAGGTACTTAACCTATTTGGTACAATAATTAGTCAAAACATGAATACAGGACTGCATCctgtatgaataattattgtctacCTGTCTAgccttttacataatatagtacatatgtaatataaattaaaatatacatgtatatatgcaacaatgaaacttttattttatttcatacaacattgaaatttgtaataataacttaaatattacagttttaattaaatactaatagaacacatcattataaaataacaatataatatagtaacttaaaattatgaatgcatactaataaagtacctatattattgtttgataaacACCAATTGACAttgttacaaatatttcaaggtacaatattattatacatgttagACAGTCgattatatctttaaataatcTGATAACATTTatcttagtaaataataacacattggATAAAATAGTTATCCACAAATAAATGTGGAAAGTATAATCTGGCGaggatgaataaataaaaaacagagGAACAGttaaaacttgttttttaggtgttcaataaaattgtaaaataaatattatttgtacttaatttcaatagtttaacaatattttggtttCAACGTCCAGACACCAGTTTTATCTGGGCATCTGTTGAATGTACAAACTTCACTTAACAATGACTTGAAGAGTGGGGTATCCTCAGCTGAGTATTTATTCCTAAATTGGTTTACTATTTGATCAGTGCTTACACTTTGATTGTTTTCTAACAAATATTCTCTTATACTGTTTAACATCTGCGTTTCGTGTTCTGTGGCTTCCACGATTCCACTACGTTTTTTCATCAAGGATAGTATTGATGGACCACTTGATTTATcactgttattaaaaaaataaataaataaataaataattattaactagagGCATAAGTATtgtaaggttaggttaggttatgtaaggtatacaataatagtgCTAACAATGAATatcatcttaaaaaaaattagcataGTTTACTCACTCATTTTTCATACTGTGAAATAACTTAGATCTAACTGTTCCTTGACTGCCAGTCCAGTTTAACCTACCAGATCCTGTCTCCCAACACTGTGAACGAGATGCTTCAAGATCTTCGATTGCCTTTTTAGCTAGTTTTTGGGCTTCGTTttcaattataacataatcagATTTTGATGattccattattttatcatgtctCATCACTGCCTTTACaccttaattaaaaaaattatattgcataatttattttctagatAATACACAAGTgaattgttttacaatttaatgattGAATGAAACTTACCTGatttgttgaataatttttctagGACATAATCGTCTTGTTTTTTAGATGTGAGATTATCTACATGTTCTTCCTGATAAATATCACACTTGACTAAATATggtattttaggttttttgtgcttggtatttaaatatttactatttgatCTTTTGAAGGCATGGTTTGATGATGGACTTTTGCTGCAAGATGGAATACTTGAACTGTCATTATTCGCAAAAGTTAcagatttatcattatttttagaggtgtcaatatcatttttacaaataatatcaacatCAGAACAATGTTCACTAttagtacacatattattttctaatggtgttatttgttgatttataactgtttttgaattttgaccAATCATTTTACTAAGTTCTCGAGCTTTTTGTTTCATAGCTTCGATTTTATCATCAGAAAATGAACAAGTTGATGATGTTTTCTTGGACTTCTTTCTTTCACGCCGAGctgtcataattttttttaaattgatctagaaaaataaacacaaccataaaaaatattcaaaaaattataattcataatttaattacttcaGAGCCTGTCCCAGAAAATAAATCAGATGTTTCTACTACACCATTATCATCCACATCTTGAAGTGTGAAaagttcatataaataatttgacttGAAAAAACGCCGTTGTTTTGGGTCCACTAAcactttattacttaaaaactgTTTGAAAATCTGACGATGAtacatctaaaatataaaataataaagttatcattatcatattattatattaataataaagtaagatttttgttaaattaaaattaaaataccttttCTTCTATAGTTCCAGCAGTGAGTAATCTATAAATAGTGACTGAATTTGTTTGTCCAATTCTCCAAGCTCGTTCTCTAGCTTGTAAATCTGTGGCTGGATTCCAATCCggatcaaatataataacccGATCAGCACCAATCAAATTAACACCTAATCCACCAACTTTTGTAGTCAAAATCATTACAAATATTGATGGatcctgaaaaaaaaattaaatttgtcatttctaaacaaaaagtaccataaaaaaaactgttacgttattaaatttgttaataataggtTGACGAGAACCAATTGACGTTGAGCCTTCTAGTTTCAAGTATGAGTAATTTTGCTCAgtaataaatttttgaaaaatattaagcatcttaaatcaaataaataatataatttaattaatatacagcaataattttgttatgaaCATATTGTATCTTACTTTAACACTTTGAGTAAAGAGCAAAACCCGGTGGCCTTGTTTTTtccacatttttaataaagcttCAACTACAATCATTTTACCAGATTTTTTCCAATAACCATAAGCACCAGTttcctatacataaaaaatcaacaaaaagattcaaaattatatgtaggtaggtacattataataaatatatatattatatattttacgagaTTTGTCTGGAAAATATCGGGGTGGTTGCAGATTGACCTTAATCGAGATATGCCAACAAAGACTTTACAATTTCCATTCATTATTTCAGATATTATATCCGAATTTTGAAGATATCCTCGatacattgttttttgttCTTCTGTTAAGCGACAAAACAGTACTTGCTCACTTTTGTCAGGTAAAGATATATGTGACTGAATATCAGCTTTCATACGTCTTAAAAGATATGGACTTATTGTATCTTTAAGTATTGTTGCACATTTATAAGCTGTAGTTATCTAAATTGTAAgcaatgatttaattaaaaaatctattatggTTTaagtaacttaattaaaaattatacttgtaaTTCAGTAGCATTTGCATAACCTCCGTGGGTAATTGGTACcgcaaaacttttaataaatgctGGTAAAGTCCCAAGTTTActaggaaaaataaaatcaaatagcGACCATAATTCTTTCAAATGATTTTGAATGGGTGAACCagatataatgattttatgacTAGATTTCAATTGTTTTGCAGCTACTGTTATCTATAAggatgaattttattttatgtaaatatatactccaattttattttattgaagagcaaatatacattagaaaaaatttatattgtttccttacataaaatattatataaatcaaatacaaaGTTAAGAatgttaagttaataaaactaatagtgAATTTACTACTAACTTTAGAATCaggatttctaattttatgtcCTTCGTCTAAAATTACATAGTGCcaatcattttttaacaaatgatTGATATGTTGAAGTAAACCATTGTATGTAGTAATTAAAACTCCTTTACTAGACCATACTTCTTTAATTAAGTCAGCTGGTTTGCCTAAAACCAAAATGAATAAgtgtgaaaatatataataattagtgattACTAACACCTAACAAgtaatttaacatttcaaattaaaaagctTACATTTCAATActgatcaattaaattattaaatggacTTAAACTTATAGagatacatacatttttgttttgtttactttaattgaattgaaaattacCTACCTTTATAAACTCCAGTTTCATGTAAAACCACAACACGAATCGGTGGACACCATTTATGAAATTCATCAACCCACTGATGCATTAAGGTTGCTGGACAAACAATTAAACTAGAACCTAAGCCACGTATACcagttattttatcttttaaacgACTCCAATAAAGAGCACCAAAAAACACAATCATTTGTATGGTTTTTCCTAATCCCATTTCATCTCCTAAGATACCACCAGAGCCTTGTTGATGTAATTCCCATAGCCATTTTATGCCAATCTTTTGGTAtctaataacaacaatattgtgtacataaattaaagacctacatattatgttactctatataaatcatttacttgtataatttttccCAAATTTCTTTtggaactttaaaataatcccCATCAATAGAGTGAAATACATCATCATTATCAGTAGCTATTTcaggattatttttttcataatctcTCAATCGACACTCATAGTTCTCTACTATTCCATCATCGGATGATTTGTATTGAccttaaaacaaattgtgtaaatatgtaatagttattttgttttaaatataaagttaaaaccaataaaggttttttataattatttacttgaaCGTCTAGGTTCAAAATACTCATCATCAGAACCATTAAAATCATCATCTGAATATTGACTACATTTTGGATGATTATTTGAtcgttttttacttttaattttaaccggGGTAGATGATTCAtcttcttaaattaaaaacaataaaatattatgtaataaactgaataagaatttttacaCATTGTACTATAAcctaatttttgtttaccaGAATCTGTTGATGGAAAATATTCACTTCCCGATTCTTTTGACTTTTCAATTGGTTCTTTACtttccatatttattttaaaatctttttttgtactggatgatttaattttaggtttaTGAACCATTGTTGAAAGTTTAGATTgagatatcaaatatttttcaagcaTATCTTCAGAGCTGAAAGTTGTCAGgcccaaatatatttttaaaaatattttacatattaaattaaaatcaatgatcTACATAACAACAATAGTATaccttttagtatttttttgtgaaacaTCTGTTGAACCAAATGGGGTCATTTCTCCTGTCCTAATTTTACGTTCAATTTCAGTTTCTTCAATTCCTAAAACTCCTAATGTCACTGTAGGAATCTCAACAgtgttataaatagttttattatccAATACTTCATTGGTAACTTGTTGTAAAACTTCTTGTTCAAAATGATTCACATCATACACAGTTAAACCTGTTAGATCTTGCAATTCTATaggctataaaaatatatatacatttgcatattatttattatttaatttttacacgtATTTTAGTACTTGATTAGTTTTAGGAATAGCTTCAATTTTGTTCCTGTCAATGTTCattatactactattaatAGAACCTCTTTCTACATCCATGACTTCTAAATCATTACAAGATAACTGATCCAATGATTCCATCATTAAagactgaaaaataaaaatgtcgattggtgttttaatatatataatgtttttggcTTGCGTAATAAGACATTTTCTTATATACAATCATCAGGGAATCAAACCACACCTGATGaaattgcatataaattattaagaacaCCACCaccaaattgtatacaaagatttttcacataaaatgttgtatgttATCTTTGGTTTGATATCCTGACAATTGATTAAATCATTGTTAATGATTACCTTCTATTGAAAGAATATTCCGtctcaaaaatgtttgtagaCATATAGTTAGTAAAAGaaacaaagtttaaaataaaaataacaatttaggtaataatttaataatcttactattttttgtttaaaaatgacaacaataataattaatgactacaatgatttatgtttataataattcaataacatacaacattaactataatatatagatttttacagTATTAATCGTATTTCGATGGTTCAGTCAACGAgtacataattttcattaaaatacaaaacttctaaatttaaaaaaaaaaaaacaatgagacaatataaatttatttagaacaataaatataataaagtactaaaataaaattgaaaatcactcctgtcatcaaaatttaaaagaaactaatattttttagaatagaaTTGACACACACTACATTGTtcaataacacattttacattgtgcatacatttataagaCAATTccgaataataaattgtactgatactaacaaaaatcaataggatattgtaaaaattaacaattaatttaaaaataattttatgcaatacagtattaaatacatgaaattaaataattttaaaattctaagatttaaactattacagatcttaaattataaaactcaattatttaaaaacaataaatataatttagtatcatAATAGTAGGATTTATAGATCAATTTTGCATAAGGAAACAACAAAAGCAATGAAAGCCAAGAAAATTATACCaaaatgttaatgtaaaaaataaaaaaataaattgtaatactttCATAGCATTGAAAATGTAAGAATATATTTGagaatattaattgatgtcttatgaaaaaaccaataagcataaatgtataaatatattatatatattttttgttttaagttaaagtaaaaaaagcaggtttaattcaaaaaaatatattattatggatggAATcacatattaagtaatatcagtttttaatcataaaataatacataactacAAATggcaaataaaacacaaagctggagaataaatttaattattataaaagatatgtGATCCAGCTTTAGTTTGAGaaaattgtgtaattattttaaacttaaattaaataatttattaaatttaggtactgggatatttataatttaatataaaattttgtctATGACAGGTAGTttacataattcaattttttcatatacattaatacatgaGCTCAAAAAACACTTATCAGTTGTGCaacttacaaaataaagtaataaataatatttttaattgcactCATTCAGCTGTTCCTGTTAAATAGGACAAATAcgaataaaatctaattactaagactaaaaataatactattgatgGTAACGCAAAAAATAAGTGGAAATTTGGAGTTTGTTCTAACTCTCTGCATCTCAATGTGATTTTCTCTAATTCATATTTCAGATtgtttttttcagttaaacataaatcatattCATTACGAATTTGTTCTAATTCATTTTGGTCAATTACTGAATCTTCTTTAGTGTCCACTGTATCAGAGCTGATCTCCTGAATTaagatattgtttataatatcattttcctGTATTTgggatgtattatttaaacattctgtttgagatatttttaaatcatctaaACTATGGTCAAGACTTTTGGAGTTACTAAAAGAGCAAAGATTCTTTTGCAGTATATCTGgcacattatgtatattattagagTCAATATTTGATAACTGAGATAAATATTCAGACATTAACATTAGTACAATATCTTTACAAGAAATCTCTTTCTTAAGGTGTTTTATAGTAGATTCTTGATCATCCAAATTAGTTATACAGTCTAGCAGTACATCTTTTGCttcagataatttaaattcaatgacaTCAGATTtctgtttataaaaatctgaTTGAATCTCAATGTCTTTTGAtaaaacttcaatattttttaaactatcatcattcaatataatcatttttaattgatcagGATCTGTATTGTCTgtatcattaacatttttaatctttacaCAGTTCACTAATGATTCTTGATTAAGTTCAAGTTCTGTCTGTAACTGACATACTTGATTTTCTAAGTCggctttttgttttatatgtttttgcaTTTGACTTTGTAGAGAATTCATTTGATTTATGTATGTCTGGCGGTcttgtaatatatgtacaatataagaCATGATATCATTAAAGTACTTATTAAGAGAAATATCTTCAGTAAGCTCTTGTTCATTTTGTAAAGTCAAAAGAAGTACATTGCGTGTATTTATCTCATAATTCATTTTAGCTATTTCTCCTCGTAGCCTTTCAATTTcttcacatttattttgaaagtttatttCTACTTCATTTTTGGTTTCCTGTAGTGTTTTTAATTCGGTTACATGTAATTCTTTTGATGCATCAAATTCTTTTACAGTATTTTCATGGTTAGCAACTTCTATATTTAACTTAGAACATACTTCTTTGATTTCATCTTGTGCATTATTCAGATGCTTCATCAATGAACTTTGTTCAGTTATGGAATGTTTCAATAGAGTTTCTAATTCTTGACATTTTTGcatcaatttcaatttttcttccatttctttttttaaacaatcttTAGCCATTCCTtggtatgaatatttatacttttttagatCACATATTTCTTGTTTCATTTCATCTTCCCCATAGTCTTTTTTGTAATACTGCAGTtggttttctaaaaattcaattttggaTAGTAAACGATCCTCAGCAACAAGGGCTTTCCAACTATTATCTGTTTCTCCAATAATGTTGGATAATAGCCTTtccaagttaaataatttgttttctaaattTGCTTCCCTGTTCATTGCATCTCGTATGTAAGCATCAATGGTAAATAAATCTTGAGTAGATACATCACTAATAAAATTGACAACAGGATTAGATTTAGCCTCTGTACCATCGGcatggtataattttaaaacagctGTAATACAGCCATGAGATATGTTTTTAGAGTTTTCGATCACATCAACACCAAATTGGACTACATCACCACTAAACACTTCTTGTGGTTTAGACTCTTCACCGCTTTTACTAAGCCTGTGATTATTAACAAATGTACCATTACTACTTTTTGTGTCTTGTAAAAAGAATTTTCCATTTTCATGCCATAACAGGGCGTGGTTTCTTGACAAGACTTTACAGTCGAAAATTCCATTGTGTGGACTGACTTTGGCTTTAGCCAATAGACGGCCAATCTTAACTGGTTGATCAAGGGTTAGTGTACGCTCTTCAAACGGATGTGAATTGGCACAGTACTGAAGGATTGCTTTGCAAACAGAACTGGTTACTGTTATTGTGTcgtaattcatattttcaatcatCATGGTTgattaatgtacatttttgaatttttaaacctaaatgactgttactataaatatatagtcttAAGTTACCTTATAGaagtattaattagtattttgaaACGAATGCGATTCGACAAGAACTTTTGAGTAAacttaacacaatataaactacaaaatagtAATAGAAACGTATAGAATCTACgccacaacaataattatgaaaggcgaggaaaaaaaagaattactaGAAGAGCCAAGAAACGATTGATAGAGTAATAATTACGCGAAATATCTATCGTATATCGATGGAATTTGTCTCTTGATAACGTAATTATAGTCATATTGTGTCAACACATTATGTtcagatatatatgtatttaaatatatacgacAAAAATAAAGAGTGAGGAATTTCGCAGTGTAACCAACATTATCGTGTTCAACgcgaataaaaagtatattatcaaACACCACAGttccattattgttttaaggtGCTATCACAGAATAAAACAATCGCGAATTCGAATTCGAAtccataatacctattatcacAGAATTGAGATCAATCCTGTTGATTAACAGAATCGTCAAAATCTGAACTAAGAAGCTGAAGTGTAGTGTTTACAGTTTACTGTTTACTGTGTGTACTAGTGAGTAGTGTCTGGCCTACTGACGTTCTGACTGTTCTAAGTCTTAGCAAGTTTTTGACGTTTGCCGACGAAAGCATTTTTTGATCGGCAAATCAAAACACTACACTGTACACACGACACTccgttattttgataaaaaagatgaaatagaaatttaaaaaaaaattgacgtcAATTgcctttacattttttactaaaacgcCGATCATTGAGTGCCGTGTTcaattgttattcaaaatcgACGCTGCAACTTTTGTCTGTCTACGTATTCTTAACTTGGAAAAATAGAACACAATTGTAGTGCCAAATATGGGTAAATCAGATTTTCTATTGACAGTTGCTATTCGGACATGTAAATTGATTAGATGACCATCTAGCACTCTGGCGTCTGATGAATTATACTTAGCtgcaatgaaaataataatcgatacAGTCTTAAATTTTGCCTTTTATTTTCAGCTGTTTCCACGGGCATGTCGTTCCTTATATCAACACTTTTAGCATTGTCACTATTCTCGGTCATGCAGCTCAACAGCAAATGGTTGACGTCTAGCTCAGTGTTGGTCATTAGTACCGGTTTTCTTGGCTCAGTGTTGTTTACACTGTCCTTGACTGTATCCTTTTTTTCTtagttgtttaatgtttacccaagtacaatattttcattattgtttaataagaaGTCCATCTATTTTGGTAAAACGTTcatgtacttatttaaaataatattttcctaatacaccatgtattttttacttaacatGTTTGTtccattttttacttattagtaatataaatattccatacaataaatgtatcaattttaaattagtaaaaaagtacatacattaattgatttaaagtaGGTTAAATAGTAGAACTAATTATCTctttgacaaatttttaaagtaatttaaaatgtatcattttgtatttaaacaattggaaactaattaatataatatcttgtctaaaataaaaataaaaaataccttaaA
The DNA window shown above is from Aphis gossypii isolate Hap1 chromosome 2, ASM2018417v2, whole genome shotgun sequence and carries:
- the LOC114122999 gene encoding DNA excision repair protein ERCC-6-like isoform X1 produces the protein MMESLDQLSCNDLEVMDVERGSINSSIMNIDRNKIEAIPKTNQPIELQDLTGLTVYDVNHFEQEVLQQVTNEVLDNKTIYNTVEIPTVTLGVLGIEETEIERKIRTGEMTPFGSTDVSQKNTKSSEDMLEKYLISQSKLSTMVHKPKIKSSSTKKDFKINMESKEPIEKSKESGSEYFPSTDSEDESSTPVKIKSKKRSNNHPKCSQYSDDDFNGSDDEYFEPRRSSQYKSSDDGIVENYECRLRDYEKNNPEIATDNDDVFHSIDGDYFKVPKEIWEKLYKYQKIGIKWLWELHQQGSGGILGDEMGLGKTIQMIVFFGALYWSRLKDKITGIRGLGSSLIVCPATLMHQWVDEFHKWCPPIRVVVLHETGVYKGKPADLIKEVWSSKGVLITTYNGLLQHINHLLKNDWHYVILDEGHKIRNPDSKITVAAKQLKSSHKIIISGSPIQNHLKELWSLFDFIFPSKLGTLPAFIKSFAVPITHGGYANATELQITTAYKCATILKDTISPYLLRRMKADIQSHISLPDKSEQVLFCRLTEEQKTMYRGYLQNSDIISEIMNGNCKVFVGISRLRSICNHPDIFQTNLETGAYGYWKKSGKMIVVEALLKMWKKQGHRVLLFTQSVKMLNIFQKFITEQNYSYLKLEGSTSIGSRQPIINKFNNDPSIFVMILTTKVGGLGVNLIGADRVIIFDPDWNPATDLQARERAWRIGQTNSVTIYRLLTAGTIEEKMYHRQIFKQFLSNKVLVDPKQRRFFKSNYLYELFTLQDVDDNGVVETSDLFSGTGSEINLKKIMTARRERKKSKKTSSTCSFSDDKIEAMKQKARELSKMIGQNSKTVINQQITPLENNMCTNSEHCSDVDIICKNDIDTSKNNDKSVTFANNDSSSIPSCSKSPSSNHAFKRSNSKYLNTKHKKPKIPYLVKCDIYQEEHVDNLTSKKQDDYVLEKLFNKSGVKAVMRHDKIMESSKSDYVIIENEAQKLAKKAIEDLEASRSQCWETGSGRLNWTGSQGTVRSKLFHSMKNDDKSSGPSILSLMKKRSGIVEATEHETQMLNSIREYLLENNQSVSTDQIVNQFRNKYSAEDTPLFKSLLSEVCTFNRCPDKTGVWTLKPKYC
- the LOC114122999 gene encoding DNA excision repair protein ERCC-6-like isoform X2, with the translated sequence MMESLDQLSCNDLEVMDVERGSINSSIMNIDRNKIEAIPKTNQPIELQDLTGLTVYDVNHFEQEVLQQVTNEVLDNKTIYNTVEIPTVTLGVLGIEETEIERKIRTGEMTPFGSTDVSQKNTKSSEDMLEKYLISQSKLSTMVHKPKIKSSSTKKDFKINMESKEPIEKSKESGSEYFPSTDSDESSTPVKIKSKKRSNNHPKCSQYSDDDFNGSDDEYFEPRRSSQYKSSDDGIVENYECRLRDYEKNNPEIATDNDDVFHSIDGDYFKVPKEIWEKLYKYQKIGIKWLWELHQQGSGGILGDEMGLGKTIQMIVFFGALYWSRLKDKITGIRGLGSSLIVCPATLMHQWVDEFHKWCPPIRVVVLHETGVYKGKPADLIKEVWSSKGVLITTYNGLLQHINHLLKNDWHYVILDEGHKIRNPDSKITVAAKQLKSSHKIIISGSPIQNHLKELWSLFDFIFPSKLGTLPAFIKSFAVPITHGGYANATELQITTAYKCATILKDTISPYLLRRMKADIQSHISLPDKSEQVLFCRLTEEQKTMYRGYLQNSDIISEIMNGNCKVFVGISRLRSICNHPDIFQTNLETGAYGYWKKSGKMIVVEALLKMWKKQGHRVLLFTQSVKMLNIFQKFITEQNYSYLKLEGSTSIGSRQPIINKFNNDPSIFVMILTTKVGGLGVNLIGADRVIIFDPDWNPATDLQARERAWRIGQTNSVTIYRLLTAGTIEEKMYHRQIFKQFLSNKVLVDPKQRRFFKSNYLYELFTLQDVDDNGVVETSDLFSGTGSEINLKKIMTARRERKKSKKTSSTCSFSDDKIEAMKQKARELSKMIGQNSKTVINQQITPLENNMCTNSEHCSDVDIICKNDIDTSKNNDKSVTFANNDSSSIPSCSKSPSSNHAFKRSNSKYLNTKHKKPKIPYLVKCDIYQEEHVDNLTSKKQDDYVLEKLFNKSGVKAVMRHDKIMESSKSDYVIIENEAQKLAKKAIEDLEASRSQCWETGSGRLNWTGSQGTVRSKLFHSMKNDDKSSGPSILSLMKKRSGIVEATEHETQMLNSIREYLLENNQSVSTDQIVNQFRNKYSAEDTPLFKSLLSEVCTFNRCPDKTGVWTLKPKYC
- the LOC114123000 gene encoding sarcolemmal membrane-associated protein, with amino-acid sequence MMIENMNYDTITVTSSVCKAILQYCANSHPFEERTLTLDQPVKIGRLLAKAKVSPHNGIFDCKVLSRNHALLWHENGKFFLQDTKSSNGTFVNNHRLSKSGEESKPQEVFSGDVVQFGVDVIENSKNISHGCITAVLKLYHADGTEAKSNPVVNFISDVSTQDLFTIDAYIRDAMNREANLENKLFNLERLLSNIIGETDNSWKALVAEDRLLSKIEFLENQLQYYKKDYGEDEMKQEICDLKKYKYSYQGMAKDCLKKEMEEKLKLMQKCQELETLLKHSITEQSSLMKHLNNAQDEIKEVCSKLNIEVANHENTVKEFDASKELHVTELKTLQETKNEVEINFQNKCEEIERLRGEIAKMNYEINTRNVLLLTLQNEQELTEDISLNKYFNDIMSYIVHILQDRQTYINQMNSLQSQMQKHIKQKADLENQVCQLQTELELNQESLVNCVKIKNVNDTDNTDPDQLKMIILNDDSLKNIEVLSKDIEIQSDFYKQKSDVIEFKLSEAKDVLLDCITNLDDQESTIKHLKKEISCKDIVLMLMSEYLSQLSNIDSNNIHNVPDILQKNLCSFSNSKSLDHSLDDLKISQTECLNNTSQIQENDIINNILIQEISSDTVDTKEDSVIDQNELEQIRNEYDLCLTEKNNLKYELEKITLRCRELEQTPNFHLFFALPSIVLFLVLVIRFYSYLSYLTGTAE